One window of Medicago truncatula cultivar Jemalong A17 chromosome 2, MtrunA17r5.0-ANR, whole genome shotgun sequence genomic DNA carries:
- the LOC11416476 gene encoding vesicle-associated protein 4-1: MAIAAGHQKPTSDASLFRLCWSSGNVQNQTQGNAQKSPKTVSSVARSLLLPPRRRLRLDPSNHLYFPYEPGKQVRSAVRLKNTSKSHVAFKFQTTAPKSCYMRPPGGILAPGESVIAAVFKFVEQPENNEKLSNQKNKVKFKIMSLKVKLGVDYVPELFDEQRDLVTVERILGVVFLDPERPSPALEKLKRQLAEADAAVEARKKPAAETGPRVAAEGLVIDEWKERREKYLARQQVQAVDTV; this comes from the exons ATGGCCATCGCCGCCGGTCACCAGAAACCTACTTCCGACGCCAGCCTCTTCCGCCTCTGTTGGAGCTCCGGTAACGTACAGAATCAAACCCAAGGAAACGCTCAAAAATCACCGAAAACGGTGTCTTCTGTAGCAAGGTCATTGTTGCTACCTCCCCGGCGTAGACTCCGTCTTGATCCTTCCAATCACCTCTACTTTCCAT ATGAACCGGGTAAGCAGGTTAGGAGTGCTGTTCGATTAAAAAACACTAGCAAGTCTCATGTTGCTTTCAAG TTTCAAACTACGGCGCCAAAGAGTTGTTACATGCGGCCTCCTGGTGGCATTCTTGCTCCTGGAGAAAGCGTGATTGCAGCTg TGTTTAAATTTGTGGAACAACCTGAAAACAATGAAAAGCTGTCAAATCAGAAGAACAAGGTCAAGTTCAAAATCATGAGTCTCAAAGTGAAATTAGGGGTGGACTATGTGCCCGAGCTG TTTGATGAACAAAGGGATCTAGTTACAGTGGAGCGAATCTTGGGAGTTGTATTTTTAGATCCAGAACGGCCAAGTCCC GCCTTGGAAAAACTGAAAAGGCAGTTGGCTGAAGCTGATGCCGCAGTTGAAGCTCGGAAGAAGCCTGCTGCGGAGACAGGTCCTCGAGTTGCTGCTGAAGGTCTTGTCATTGATGAATGG AAAGAAAGAAGGGAAAAGTACCTGGCTCGGCAGCAAGTTCAAGCAGTAGATACAGTGTAA